A genome region from Paralichthys olivaceus isolate ysfri-2021 chromosome 6, ASM2471397v2, whole genome shotgun sequence includes the following:
- the LOC109635013 gene encoding FERM domain-containing protein 4B-like isoform X1 has product MTEGRLCQVQLLDDRKLELLVQPKLLSYELLDLVSSHFNLKEKEFFGLAFFDDNGQRKWLQMDRRVHEHDFSKKPGPITLNFLVRFYVENITLLKDIITVELFFLNAKSAVYNGIIEVESENVFKLAANALQEAKGDYTSDENTRADLKKLPTLPTKVLKEHPSLAYCEDRVIEYYKQLKGVSRGQAIVQYLTLVESLPTYGVHYYEVKDKQGIPWWLGLSYKGIGQYDLQDRLKPRKLYQWKQLENLYFREKKFAVEVNDPHRRAVTKRTFGQTGLLIHTWYASHSLIKTIWVMAISQHQFYLDRKQSKVKLGTARSLEEIAMDLTEHGGAKINRLADAGLKNNLITASNGSLVSTGSGDSEMSEEQKKEKLSELRKKEQDIQDILAKKTKELKKICLREAELTGKLPKEYPLSSDERPPLVRRRVGTAFKLDDLFPYNEDPFLRNLESRFALQQKIVEAAKKLANESELSKTVKKKRRRNCLDAMHRLQQIEDEMNQYRIKKGKKPTQRASVIIADELIRSDCSSLSSLPLDDDDSDSVNQRPRSRSVQGSPQLSPMRSLGAEYDLEQQGSPRENHNSKNHSRLAFEGQSGSHYYQNPREVSSAHSSPYKTLPRPPRDPRSMPPTPVMTRNAYSSSQLRSEGSPHCFRHRSGSLESQPQQRKDTDSEKQVFILSHAHRSNSTEVLEDCSSYTSQSSLDYCGAANSHYSTLDSRTSTMHRLHRKVEVYGNTGSMPNLVQHHSGCSYSCETSTHYAPSAYYVTDYACSDMEPYSNGAYVYENEVEGHYNVNPSYQMNGYHGHDRFRHYSSDRADGLSQNPYATVRPPRNREGPRNELLAKNMQKALVAEHLKGWYHRSKGPREGGRGTLTGYDFDSGSQLSLGYQTMPAAFSHSSRTTSFSSVSSAESTGNWRNQLAVGLKEYDSPVTPQYPHPGAHASPYNRSPAHSRFSPDNKVSDTVPKNSETVEVVGAETTSRDEPSDNHSSS; this is encoded by the exons atgACGGAGGGCAGACTTTGTCAAGTGCAGCTGCTGGATGACAGGAAGCTTGAGCTGCTGGTTCAG ccTAAGCTGCTGTCCTACGAGCTCCTCGACTTGGTGTCCTCCCACTTCAACCTCAAAGAGAAGGAATTCTTTGGACTCGCATTTTTCGATGACAA TGGTCAGCGTAAGTGGTTGCAGATGGACCGCAGAGTTCATGAACATGACTTCTCCAAGAAGCCCGGGCCCATCACCCTCAACTTCCTGGTCAG GTTTTATGTAGAAAACATCACGCTGCTTAAGGACATCATAACGGTGGAGTTATTCTTCCTGAACGCAAAATCTGCTGTCTACAAT GGGATCATCGAAGTGGAAAGTGAAAACGTCTTCAAATTAGCTGCAAATGCTTTGCAG GAGGCGAAGGGAGACTacacaag tgACGAAAACACTCGAGCGGACTTGAAGAAACTACCAACTCTTCCCACCAAAGTACTTAAGGAACACCCATCACTTGCATACTG TGAGGATCGAGTGATTGAATATTATAAACAGCTGAAAGGGGTCTCCCGAGGACAGGCCATTGTGCA GTACCTGACTTTAGTGGAATCACTGCCCACGTACGGCGTGCACTATTATGAAGTTAAG GATAAACAAGGGATCCCCTGGTGGCTTGGACTCAGCTATAAAGGCATCGGCCAGTACGACCTGCAGGACCGATTAAAACCTCGAAAG CTATACCAGTGGAAGCAGCTGGAAAACCTGTATTTCCGTGAGAAAAAGTTTGCTGTGGAAGTTAATGATCCACACAG GAGGGCGGTAACCAAGCGCACTTTCGGGCAGACGGGCCTACTCATCCACACGTGGTATGCCAGCCACTCTCTGATCAAAACCATCTGGGTCATGGCTATTAGCCAGCACCAGTTCTACCTGGATAGAAAGCAAAGCAAA GTGAAATTAGGAACAGCAAGGAGTTTGGAAGAAATTGCTATGGATCTCACAGAGCACGGAGGAGCAAAGATAAACAGACTGGCAGACGCAGGCTTGAAGAATAACTTAATAACAGCCAGCAATGGGAGCCTGGTATCTACAG GATCCGGAGACTCTGAGATGagtgaggagcagaagaaagagaaactgtctgagctgagaaaaaaagagcaggaCATCCAAGACATCTTGGCCAAGAAAACAAAGGAACTGAAAAAGATTTGTCTGCGAGAGGCG gaGCTCACTGGCAAGCTGCCGAAGGAGTATCCCCTCTCCTCAGATGAGAGACCGCCGCTGGTCAGACGTCGCGTTGGCACAGCTTTCAAGTTGGATGACCTGTTCCCCTACAACGAG GATCCATTCCTGAGGAACCTGGAGAGCAGATTTGCACTGCAGCAAAAGATTGTGGAGGCAGCGAAAAAACTTGCAAATGAGTCGGAGTTGTCCaaaacagtgaagaagaaaaggaggagaaactgTTTGGACGCCATGCACAGGCTCCAGCAGATAGAGGACGAGATGAACCAGTACAGGATCAAGAAGGGAAAGAAGCCCACGCAGCGGGCCTCAGTAATCATTGCAG ATGAACTCATCCGTTCAGACTGCAGCTCCCTGTCGAGTCTCCCACTGGATGATG ATGACTCAGACAGCGTCAATCAGAGGCCGCGGTCACGGTCGGTCCAAGGCTCCCCTCAGCTCAGTCCAATGCGCTCGCTGGGGGCAGAGTATGATCTGGAGCAACAGGGATCTCCGAGGGAAAATCACAACAGCAAGAACCACAGCAG ATTAGCTTTTGAAGGCCAGTCGGGTTCCCACTACTACCAGAATCCAAGAGAGGTCTCCTCCGCCCACAGTAGTCCCTATAAAACCCTTCCCAGACCTCCCAGAGATCCACGCAGCATGCCTCCCACCCCGGTTATGACCCGCAATGCCTACAGCAGCAGCCAGCTCAG GTCGGAGGGGTCTCCTCATTGCTTCAGGCACCGCAGCGGGAGTCTGGAGTCGCAGCCCCAACAAAGAAAAGACACCGACTCTGAGAAGCAGGTGTTCATCTTGTCACATGCCCACCGCAGCAACAGCACAGAGGTGTTAGAGGACTGTTCCTCCTACACCAGTCAGTCTAGTCTGGACTACTGTGGGGCGGCCAACTCCCACTACAGTACACTGGACTCCCGCACCTCCACCATGCATCGTCTCCACAGGAAGGTGGAGGTGTACGGAAATACCGGGAGCATGCCCAACTTGGTCCAGCACCATTCTGGTTGCAGTTACTCATGTGAGACCTCAACACACTATGCACCGAGTGCCTACTACGTCACTGACTACGCCTGCTCGGACATGGAGCCGTATTCTAACGGTGCCTACGTGTATGAGAACGAAGTTGAAGGCCACTACAACGTCAACCCTTCCTACCAAATGAATGGGTATCACGGACATGACAGATTCAGGCATTACAGCAGTGACAGGGCAGATGGTCTTTCCCAAAATCCCTATGCGACAGTGAGGCCGCCACGGAACAGAGAGGGCCCCAGAAATGAGCTCTTGGCCAAGAACATGCAGAAGGCCCTGGTGGCGGAGCATCTGAAAGGCTGGTACCATCGCAGCAAGGGCcccagggagggagggagagggacgCTCACCGGATACGACTTTGACAGCGGCTCTCAGCTGAGTCTGGGCTACCAGACCATGCCAGCGGCCTTCAGCCACTCCAGCAGAACCACGTCCTTCTCCTCAG